Within Primulina tabacum isolate GXHZ01 chromosome 5, ASM2559414v2, whole genome shotgun sequence, the genomic segment TGCTAAACGGAAAAAACACAATAATTTCAAGGCCACGCAATAGTTTCAGGTCTACCGGGATTGGCAGACTCAATCCGTTGTAGATTTTTACTCAAACACATAGATTATCTCATTTTCCGTTCACAGTTTTCAATACATCATAGCAAGGAACCTATGACCGATTTGGTGGCATCCTCTCGGATCCATACCTCTGGCGGAAACCGTTGGATCTGATTCCAATTTCGGAGCCACCAGCCGGTGGGTGGAACGGCCCCCATATTGAATCACGATCAATGGGGTTCAAAGGGAAGGGAAGTTGGTGTTCCCTCTCCCAAGGACAGAATCGATCCTGATGTTGGGTGCTTTCAGGTTCTTGGAAGGATGTTCTTCCAGATGAACTAGATGAAAAGAAGTAAAAACCACTTGACTGATCTGATGATGAGTTGATAGATGCAACTTGAGCTAGACCTCCTCTATTACTTCCGGATCTCCGTCCAAGAGGAGTTCGTGCAGCTGGGTTGCTATTGGATTGCTGGAAATATGCTTGAAGGGATGGGGCCCGATTGCGATTTCGAGCAACAGCACCAGGGTAAGGGGGGAGTATTGATGAGGTAACTGAGCTGGGAGCTCTACTAGCAGAACTGCCGGAATACGTGTCAGCATTAAATAAACTTCTAAAACCCACATagtaaaaagataaataaaacaGTGAAAACACCCTTGTACGAAAAGATAAAGCTCCCATACATCATATGTGAAAACCGAAAATTTTTACTCCAAAAATCTGTGCACAACCGATAAATCTTGATAAAATTTAATTGAAACAATTTACATACCTATGACCAACAACAAAGGGGTGCATTCCAGGTCTTGGAACATCAGATGTATGCCTAGCTGGTCTCTGATTCACAGATGGAATTGAAGGTTGATCTGCAGCACCTATGCGGCTACTTGCACCAAAAGGAGAAAAATGGTCCCAACTTTGATAGTGACCATCCATAGAAGGGAAAGCATAGGAACTGGGGACTTCACTTGGAACCGAAGGTCCACTCCAATGATTATGGAAACTAGATCCATCAGAAACACTTCCATTTGATGCAGAAGAAGATGCATGAACGGGCCCAAAATATGTGATGTATGGGCACGGATGAGCTGAGGATGACACAGGTGCATGATCAGCAAAGATCGCATGATGTCCAAGAAGATCATGATCTATCAAACAGCAAGCACGATCGTTACTGGCAGTTGGTTTAAACCTTACTATTGAGATAGAGTTATGATATCTTACATGCACTTGATGCAAATTCTCCTTCACTGCAAAGAATAAAAAATTCAAGTCATTGttagatgaatattttcacatGAAATTCCTAAATAGATTTCTGAAGAAACCACTTCTATCGAACCACATCAGAGCTTCATGGAAAAATGTCGGGTTTCTAGCTACATAGCATGTCATGTGATGATGCTATGACAGGAGTAAAATTCAGTAAGATTTAACAAAACTAGCCAAAtagttaaaataattattcaagttCATTAAGCTTCACAAAACTAGTGAACCTATAATGCCACcatgataaaatatttcaagCTTGTAGTAACCCCTGGGAGAAATTTCAATATGGAGGAGGTTGGCTGCTTGAACTGTTAGAATATTTAGAACTACAGATGCTGTAAGCTTTAACTCAAATCGGATCATATCACATGTTTCAAACTAAAAATTGTAAAAAGGTACGGGAGGTCAGCCATATATGTGTCATTATGTTATGGGCCCAAATCAGGCCCACAAGGAAGTTTAGGTAGCAATACCCAGGTTAGGACATAAAAGGTGTAAGGGAGAATATTTATCGGCTAATTTTTGTTCTAGGAAAATACT encodes:
- the LOC142546941 gene encoding E3 ubiquitin-protein ligase IPI1-like isoform X4, whose translation is MGLGDLGILDDGDEGGGAEGKVMAVVVSCSICLEAVMDNGDRSWAKLQCGHQFHLDCIGSAFNIKGAMQCPNCRKIEKGQWLYANGSRPISDFIMDDWAHDDDLYDLRYSEMSFGVHWCPFSGLTRLPTSFDEGEFASSASHPCPYITYFGPVHASSSASNGSVSDGSSFHNHWSGPSVPSEVPSSYAFPSMDGHYQSWDHFSPFGASSRIGAADQPSIPSVNQRPARHTSDVPRPGMHPFVVGHRSLFNADTYSGSSASRAPSSVTSSILPPYPGAVARNRNRAPSLQAYFQQSNSNPAARTPLGRRSGSNRGGLAQVASINSSSDQSSGFYFFSSSSSGRTSFQEPESTQHQDRFCPWEREHQLPFPLNPIDRDSIWGPFHPPAGGSEIGIRSNGFRQRYGSERMPPNRS
- the LOC142546941 gene encoding E3 ubiquitin-protein ligase IPI1-like isoform X2 — its product is MGLGDLGILDDGDEGGGAEGKVMAVVVSCSICLEAVMDNGDRSWAKLQCGHQFHLDCIGSAFNIKGAMQCPNCRKIEKGQWLYANGSRPISDFIMDDWAHDDDLYDLRYSEMSFGVHWCPFSGLTRLPTSFDEGEFASSAYHDLLGHHAIFADHAPVSSSAHPCPYITYFGPVHASSSASNGSVSDGSSFHNHWSGPSVPSEVPSSYAFPSMDGHYQSWDHFSPFGASSRIGAADQPSIPSVNQRPARHTSDVPRPGMHPFVVGHSSASRAPSSVTSSILPPYPGAVARNRNRAPSLQAYFQQSNSNPAARTPLGRRSGSNRGGLAQVASINSSSDQSSGFYFFSSSSSGRTSFQEPESTQHQDRFCPWEREHQLPFPLNPIDRDSIWGPFHPPAGGSEIGIRSNGFRQRYGSERMPPNRS
- the LOC142546941 gene encoding E3 ubiquitin-protein ligase IPI1-like isoform X3 — protein: MGLGDLGILDDGDEGGGAEGKVMAVVVSCSICLEAVMDNGDRSWAKLQCGHQFHLDCIGSAFNIKGAMQCPNCRKIEKGQWLYANGSRPISDFIMDDWAHDDDLYDLRYSEMSFGVHWCPFSGLTRLPTSFDEGEFASSAYHDLLGHHAIFADHAPVSSSAHPCPYITYFGPVHASSSASNGSVSDGSSFHNHWSGPSVPSEVPSSYAFPSMDGHYQSWDHFSPFGASSRIGAADQPSIPSVNQRPARHTSDVPRPGMHPFVVGHRYVNSPSSVTSSILPPYPGAVARNRNRAPSLQAYFQQSNSNPAARTPLGRRSGSNRGGLAQVASINSSSDQSSGFYFFSSSSSGRTSFQEPESTQHQDRFCPWEREHQLPFPLNPIDRDSIWGPFHPPAGGSEIGIRSNGFRQRYGSERMPPNRS
- the LOC142546941 gene encoding E3 ubiquitin-protein ligase IPI1-like isoform X1, giving the protein MGLGDLGILDDGDEGGGAEGKVMAVVVSCSICLEAVMDNGDRSWAKLQCGHQFHLDCIGSAFNIKGAMQCPNCRKIEKGQWLYANGSRPISDFIMDDWAHDDDLYDLRYSEMSFGVHWCPFSGLTRLPTSFDEGEFASSAYHDLLGHHAIFADHAPVSSSAHPCPYITYFGPVHASSSASNGSVSDGSSFHNHWSGPSVPSEVPSSYAFPSMDGHYQSWDHFSPFGASSRIGAADQPSIPSVNQRPARHTSDVPRPGMHPFVVGHRSLFNADTYSGSSASRAPSSVTSSILPPYPGAVARNRNRAPSLQAYFQQSNSNPAARTPLGRRSGSNRGGLAQVASINSSSDQSSGFYFFSSSSSGRTSFQEPESTQHQDRFCPWEREHQLPFPLNPIDRDSIWGPFHPPAGGSEIGIRSNGFRQRYGSERMPPNRS